In the genome of Candidatus Taylorbacteria bacterium, one region contains:
- the gltX gene encoding glutamate--tRNA ligase, with product MSLEKRSNPFITRFPPSPTGFLQMGNVRTAIYNYLLARKNGGQFLLRIEDTDRERSTREFETALLENLKWLGLTWDNAEVPRQSERNDVYKGYLQKLVKEGKAYVSKEDTKGDATKRAEVIRFKNPNTRVVFADMIRGQIEFDTTELGDFVIAKSMDEPIYHLAVVVDDFESKVTHIVRGEDHISNTPRQILIQEAIGAPRPIYAHLPLILDRERAKLSKRKHGEKVSLRHFEKEGYLPVAIVNYMAMLGWNPGGDNEIFSLSELIPIFDITKVQKGGAIFDEEKLRWFNKEHLKKISNYQSLISKEIKKVLGEVDDEIVEKIAPIVFERISTFGDIKKMNEEGELAYFFGSPEYDSSKLSWKDESKEKTKGHLESVLALIQKAPEKDFTEAGIKNAIWKYAEEAGKGSVLWPLRFALSGREKSPDPFTLAFILGKEETEKRLETAIKKLS from the coding sequence ATGAGTTTAGAAAAACGTTCAAACCCGTTTATTACTCGGTTTCCACCGAGTCCGACCGGTTTTTTACAGATGGGTAATGTGCGGACAGCCATCTACAACTATTTGCTGGCAAGGAAAAATGGAGGCCAATTTCTCCTACGGATTGAAGATACCGACCGAGAGCGCTCGACCCGAGAATTCGAGACGGCGCTCTTGGAGAACCTCAAATGGCTTGGTCTCACATGGGACAACGCTGAAGTTCCGCGACAATCGGAGCGAAACGACGTGTACAAGGGCTATCTTCAAAAATTGGTGAAGGAAGGCAAGGCGTACGTTTCAAAGGAAGACACAAAGGGCGACGCAACAAAAAGGGCCGAGGTGATTCGATTTAAAAATCCCAATACGAGGGTCGTATTTGCGGACATGATTCGCGGTCAAATAGAATTTGATACGACCGAACTCGGAGATTTCGTCATTGCAAAGAGCATGGATGAGCCCATTTACCATTTGGCGGTGGTGGTTGATGATTTTGAATCGAAGGTGACGCACATCGTTCGGGGGGAGGACCATATCTCCAATACTCCCCGTCAGATTCTTATTCAAGAAGCCATCGGTGCTCCCCGACCGATTTATGCGCATCTGCCTCTTATCCTTGACCGCGAACGCGCCAAGCTCTCTAAACGTAAACATGGCGAGAAAGTTTCACTTCGGCATTTTGAAAAAGAAGGATATTTGCCCGTTGCCATCGTCAATTATATGGCAATGCTCGGATGGAATCCCGGCGGTGACAATGAAATTTTTTCCCTATCGGAACTCATTCCGATATTCGATATTACAAAGGTTCAGAAGGGAGGCGCAATATTCGATGAAGAAAAATTGCGATGGTTCAACAAAGAACATTTAAAGAAAATTTCCAATTACCAGAGTCTAATTTCTAAGGAGATAAAAAAAGTTCTGGGAGAAGTTGATGATGAAATTGTTGAAAAAATTGCGCCGATTGTGTTTGAACGCATAAGCACATTCGGGGACATAAAAAAAATGAATGAAGAAGGGGAGCTTGCCTATTTTTTCGGCTCTCCCGAATACGACTCCTCCAAACTTTCCTGGAAGGACGAGAGTAAGGAGAAGACGAAAGGCCACCTCGAGAGCGTGCTCGCTCTCATTCAAAAAGCGCCGGAGAAAGATTTTACCGAAGCGGGTATAAAAAATGCCATCTGGAAATATGCGGAAGAGGCAGGGAAGGGGAGTGTGCTCTGGCCTTTGCGTTTTGCGCTATCGGGCCGTGAGAAATCTCCAGACCCTTTTACGCTCGCCTTTATTTTGGGAAAAGAAGAAACGGAAAAAAGGCTTGAGACTGCCATAAAAAAACTTTCATAA
- a CDS encoding peptidoglycan DD-metalloendopeptidase family protein produces MKLRLRTILFGLSIFSIGFGMTLRVPEAGAQNIDQLKQKIEESNATIQKLEQEIGQYRTQVEAVGKEAKTLQSSVKTLDITQQKLVTDIKVTENKIDSASLTIEKVNLEIGNTEKEIKGSLASLGTILRNINENDESSLLESFLSHSEMSEFWNDVEGMSKLQAEVRNKMAILKSLKSELEAKRELSQKTKNDLADFKEDLGDRKKIVDVSKNEKSTLLKATQNKESNYKKILDEKIALKTAFEQELLQFESDLKIAIDPNSYVKAGKGILAWPLDVIKITQNFGNTAFAQSGAYNGQGHNGVDFGAPVGTPVKSAGDGVVLGVGDTDLVCPGASYGKWILIQHGNGLSTLYGHLSLIKSTIGQEVKVGNVIGYTGNTGYTTGPHLHFTVYASQGVKILEKKSAVCNGTYTMPIADLKAYLNPLSYL; encoded by the coding sequence ATGAAATTAAGATTAAGAACGATTTTATTCGGTCTGTCAATATTCAGCATTGGGTTTGGCATGACACTTCGTGTACCTGAAGCAGGAGCTCAAAATATTGACCAACTCAAGCAGAAGATAGAGGAGAGCAATGCCACGATACAAAAATTGGAACAGGAAATCGGCCAATACCGAACTCAAGTGGAAGCGGTCGGAAAAGAGGCCAAGACGCTTCAATCTTCCGTAAAGACTTTAGACATTACCCAGCAAAAATTGGTCACCGACATAAAAGTGACTGAAAATAAAATAGACTCGGCAAGTTTGACGATTGAAAAGGTAAATCTCGAGATTGGGAATACCGAAAAAGAGATTAAAGGAAGCCTAGCGTCGCTCGGAACAATTCTTCGCAACATAAATGAAAATGATGAGTCGTCACTGCTTGAAAGTTTTTTATCCCATAGTGAGATGTCGGAATTTTGGAATGACGTGGAAGGAATGAGCAAGCTCCAGGCAGAAGTTAGAAATAAAATGGCAATACTTAAGAGCCTTAAGAGCGAATTGGAAGCGAAACGGGAGCTTTCTCAAAAGACAAAGAATGACCTTGCCGATTTTAAGGAAGATTTGGGGGACAGAAAAAAGATAGTTGACGTGTCGAAAAACGAAAAGTCCACTCTATTGAAAGCCACGCAAAATAAAGAATCCAACTACAAAAAGATTTTGGATGAAAAAATCGCCTTAAAAACGGCTTTCGAGCAAGAACTTCTCCAGTTTGAGTCGGATCTCAAGATTGCCATCGACCCAAATTCTTATGTAAAGGCGGGGAAGGGGATTCTTGCATGGCCACTGGATGTAATTAAAATCACTCAAAATTTCGGTAACACCGCTTTCGCTCAATCCGGAGCTTATAATGGGCAGGGTCACAATGGAGTGGATTTTGGTGCGCCTGTCGGCACACCGGTCAAATCAGCTGGAGACGGAGTCGTGCTTGGCGTCGGAGACACGGATTTGGTCTGTCCGGGAGCATCCTATGGAAAATGGATATTAATTCAGCACGGAAATGGCCTTTCGACTTTATATGGACACCTTTCCTTGATTAAGTCAACTATCGGGCAGGAGGTGAAAGTTGGAAATGTAATAGGATATACCGGCAACACCGGTTATACCACGGGCCCGCATCTTCATTTTACGGTCTACGCAAGTCAGGGAGTGAAGATTCTTGAAAAGAAAAGCGCGGTCTGCAACGGAACCTACACCATGCCTATCGCGGACTTGAAAGCGTATCTTAATCCACTTTCTTATTTGTAG